The Gossypium hirsutum isolate 1008001.06 chromosome D07, Gossypium_hirsutum_v2.1, whole genome shotgun sequence genome includes the window agcaaattagtcattctgttaaaatttacattcatttattctattaaaaattaatctttatatgtCAGCATGAGGTGCCACGTGttattttttgattatttcaTCAATCAcgtcaatttttaatagtacaaattgaTTAAACTTTTAGTAGAAAAGATCAATTTActatttgatctaatgtacagggactaatttagtattttttaatctCAAAAACCTTTATGATAGTTTTACCCACAAATCTAACTCTAACTAGATACCATTTCATATATTTGGATATTGTTTATATACGTTTAAAACCCTTTTCCCCACTTTAATCACAGATTCATTCTCTCAACCATTAATAAAATATGCATGGGTAGAGGAATTCTATTCATTTGGCAAGTGAAACCCTTCCGGTTTTGTCATGtcaaattttcaaacttttttctaaaccaaaatattattaaataatttacaaAAGTAGCCCTAAAAGCAATCATAAAAGCAAGGACATTTTGATGTGgatttagattttagattttgTAGTTCCACTGATGTTGCCGAATGTTGATAAGGTTTGTGGATGTTTATTCATAATGTATCTTGAAGGACAAGCACACTACATAAAGGTCGAGAAAGTTTTATTCGAGGGGAAGTCAAAGTACCAAAGAATGATGGTGTTTCTGgtaatactaattttatttaattatattagggtaaactacacttaaGGTCATTAAATTAATTGTAAGTTTACGCTTTagtcattcaattttaaaaagttacaaaatgatcacttaattattcaaaagtttttttttaagtcactggactgttaatttttttccttaataCCTATCGACgaatagaagaacataccttagatccaaattGATCTGATGATTAGTGTCAGtgatcagaaaagaaagttgtttgaattttggttcacagattcgtgatgtttaaagatgtttcatgaaaaaaaaactaaattgtacgTAGAAGAGAAGAAGAATGAGAGCTTTCGATTGGAGTAGGTGGTGCGaacaaaaaaaaccataaaatatcaattttaacgGCCCAAtcacttaaatgaaaatttttgaatggtCAAATAACCATTTTGTAGCATTTGAAAGTCAAATAACCAAAGGataaactttcaaatagtttagtgaccttgaaTGTAGTTTACCCCTGAATATATTCTTAAAATCCAactttcataattaaatttataaatggtGGCCTGGCTGGCACATGTTAATTTGTAGTCATCAGGATATGGAAAGGTGTTTGTGTTAGACGGGGCACTCCAACTGACCGAGAAGGATGAATGTTCATATCAAGAAATGATGACCCACCTTCCTCTTTGCTCCATTCCAGCCCCCAACAAGGttcttatatattaattattatatacatCATCACTTGTCTATATATATAGTCCAATGTCTACCATTTTTTGTGCAATAATAAGATTTCATGATGAACCCagatttgtttaattatttttatttggtagCAGCAGCAAAATTTTGAGGTTCGGTAACTGTCATTTCCATCCATTTTAGGTGTTGCTGATTGGTGGAGGAGATGGTGGCATCCTCCGGGAAATATCTCGCCACAATTCTGTCCACCACATTGATATATGCGAGATAGACACTGTACTGATTGATGTAAGTAGAGCAACAACCCTACAACTAAATGTCCTTCACTTAATTGggtttaattttatgttttgatttttaaaGGTGTATAAGGAATTCTTCCCTGATATTGCCATTGGCTATGATGATCCTCGCGTAACACTTAATGTTCAAGAtggtatgcatgcatgcatgcttttctttctttttcatggtAAATCATAAAAGTATCATAGAAGCTTTTGTACTAAAAGTTGGATTGTATTTTACTTCTTCTACTTAAAatatgagcaaattagtccctaaatatCATATCAAAGAGTAAAtcaattattttgttaaaaatttcatctagtTTTACGGTTAATAATTGATTCCTCTACTTCTGCATAAGATACACATGGCATGCCACGTATAATTATTTGGTTATTTCATTAGCTATGCCaatatttaaaagtaaaattgaaTGAAACTTTTAACAAAAAGATCTAATTtactcatcttttgaataaagaaaacaaaacacaaTCTAATTTATAGTAGAGAAGCTTCCATTATACTTTTAGCTTATCTATAATAATTTGAATGCTTCTCAACAATAATTCGCCTGCAGGAACTGCATTCTTGAAATCTGTTCCAAATGGTACCTATGATGCAATAATAGTGGATGCATTTGACCCCATAAGTATATCCCTCCTCCATCTATGCATGTTAATAGTCATTTTAAGTTGTTCGTTACATtgactatatatgtatatatgatgcAGGACCAGAACATGAACTTTTGGACAGTCCATTCTTTAAGTTGGCAGCAAAAGCTCTCCGTCCAGGAGGAGTGATGTGCATCCAGGCAGAAAGCCTATGGTATCAGCCATTCGACATTAAACAACTCATTTCAAGTTTTCGTCATATTTTCAAAGGATCTATCAGCTATGCCTGGACTATTGTTCCCACTTATCCAAGGCATGTCTCAACTCCCTTTCTGTGTGTTGATTTTTGGGGAACAATAAGAAGCTATAATTGTGTCTAACATAAAAGCAAACTTTATTATGACAGTGGAGTGATTGGTTTCTTGCTTTGTTCAACCGAAGGGCCATATGTTGACTTCAAAGTGCCTGTCAACCCCATCGATCCCGACCAGATTTCGGGTGTAGCCAAACAACCCTTGAAATTTTACAACTCAGAGGTAATAATTAATACACATTCTTTGGAAAGGTTACCAAGATTCCTGACTATGGGATAATGatcttttacaaaaaaatttatcaagttaacccttatttttttagttaaatttggctctcaatcttttaaaaagagttaaatttgatcaTCAACTTTTCAGAAGGAGTCGAATTGTTGTTTTCTTAATGAAAATCCTGGCTACAGCGTTAAATTCTTAAGCATGATAGTTTGCATGGCAATACATGTAtacttcatgtttttttttttaatttttaaattattagttggcatgacatatataacAAATAGTGTCATTTCAACATGAAGCACACATAAACTACCAAATGAATTGTCACATTAAAttcattcaaaatttaatattttagccaatatttttattatattgaaaGTTTTGTATTAAAAagatttaagaaaaaataatacaaaacttttgtgaataaagaaaaatatggtGCATGTGTTAGTGACGAGAAGAAGAAAAGTGAGGATGTGTAATTATATTGAAAGTTGTGTAATTGGAATTTCAGGTACACTCAGCTGCGTTTTGTTTGCCAACTTTTGCGAAAAAGACAATGGACCTCAATGTTTGAGTAGATTGTTTAATGTTTCACAATGTGCGCAATGCAAGTTTCCAATAAAACTATGTGCAAATAGCAACATGATTTTTCCCCTTGTATCGCATTTTCAAATGTCAGCTTTCTCATCAATCTAATACTAATATAGTTTATGTTTCCATTCATAAAAACTATACGctctttcaatttttattataaaaaggaTGTAGAGTTGCTATTATCAAGAAAATTCGAGTTTTGTAATGATTAAAGTATGATTtcataattatttaagttttaaaaattttaaacttaaaaaaaattaaaatttgagaaaGTTTAAATCCAATCAAATTCAAGTGTAATGATCCGAGTTCGAGATAAAAATAAatgacaattttttaatttatgaaaatatatttataaatattatataattagttTTCATACACAGTATAAATTTATTGTATTTATCTATTAAAACATGTTAAATTACTTTTTCAAAATATCTTTAGAAAGGGTAAGGTCATttgatattaaaaaaatgggtagtttttttttgttttaaatgatgaAAACGTTAGTTTAATTAAGaattttcttaattttgattttattatacttttaatatttttttattttacctaGTTTCTTACATGACGTGTGTTGCAcatctatttaattattttaattatttaattatatattttaatttatttaatttatataagtaattatttcataaatttgaaAACGAGTTAGGTTAGAAGAACAAGTCAAATGGGCAAGCTTGAATTTTGGTTACTAGAGGAAGGCAATAGTCTAAGGATTTGGGTCAGAGAAGATCTACGGTGAGATCAAAATCAAGAAGCCACTACAAACAATGTGGCTACTGCAAAAAAAAGGATCACATCAAAACAAAATGCTATAAacttcagaaaaaaaaaagagatttacTGAAAACGATGAGAAAAGGAAGTAGAAAGCTAATGTAGCTGATGCTAGTGTAGCAAAGGACAGAGGTGGTGATTTAATCTGGCGTCAACAACCAAAAGGTCTAAGTTTACGTCCGAGTGAATTTTGGACTCAAAGTGTTCCTACCATATGTGTCCCAAAAAGGGTTGGTTCTCCATATACCGTTCGGTTAAAAGTAGAATTGTGCTTATTGGAGATAACTTACCTTGCAAAATCGGCATTGGTACCATTCAAATTAGGATGCATGACGGGATAATCAGAACATTATCAAATGTTAGGCATGTGTCTAATTtaaagaagaatctcatctctttgggtaTTCTAGACTCGAATGGTTGTAGGATCGTCATTAAGTTAAACGGTTTAAAATATATTGTGGAGCTCTTGTCTTAATGAGAGGTTAGAAGATCAAAAGTCTATACATTCTACAATGACCAATTATTACAAGTGCAACAACGATTTCGTCTGAAATCGAGCCAAAATAGTCAACATGTCGCAACGAGGAGACTTAGGACGTCACAATGATGCAATAAATTTCAGCAGAGCTAGAGTTAGATACGACAAGATTATGACATATGCAGCTAGGCCATATAAGCGAAAAAGGAATGATCGTTTTGAACAAAAGAGGTCTTCTTCTGGAAATAGGAGTTGGGAAATTAAATTTTTGCGAACATTACAGTTATGGGAAACAAACTTGAGTTAATTTTAGTTTCGTAGAACACAGAATGAAGAACACTCTCGACTACATTCACTCTAACTTACGGGGTCTAGCTCTGATCATCTCAAAATGAGATAGCAGATACCTCCTAACCTTTATTGATAACAACTCCAAAAAGGTATGGGTTTATTTCCTAAAAAGTGATATTGAAGTTTTTGGGACTTTCAAGCAGTGGAAGACTTTACTAGAGAAACAAACTAGGAAATCTATAAAGAGCTTAAGGACGAACAATGGTCTCAAGTTCTATTCAGCCAAATTCAATGACTACTGCAAGCAGGACGGTATTGAGCGACACTACACAATTGTTGCTACTCCACAACAGAATGGGGTTACAGAAAGAATGAATAGAACCCTACTTGAGAAAGctcaatttatgcttttcaacACAGGCCTAGAAAAGGATTTTTGTATTGAAGCCATACATTTGGCAAGCATTTGGTGAATCAGTCTTCACATCGATCTTTGATTGGAAAGGTTCCCAAAGAGATATGGTCAGGTAATACTCCAAACTACTTTAACCTTAGAGTATTCAGTTGTCCTGGTTATATAAGAGTAAGTCAAGGAAAGCTTGAACCAAAGGTCGTAAGATGCATATTTCTGGATTTTGCTACTTGGTTTTTAAGCTGTCAAATaagactcacctctctttcctagGACCCTACTTGGTGCATGATTCACATTCACTTTTtcagtttttcccttaaaagagaaactttggaaaattaaatttttttgttttatgattgattgattcttgtaaataaatgaatataaatattataaaattgccatagtatgtcatgcatatattggaagcatgtcatatagattaggtatgtaacacccctaacccgtatccgtcgccggattagggttacgaggtattaccaaacaaaacataattaagcacaatcattttttacatttcatgcacaaagttatatccacttctttacaaaattttctaaactCAATTAGCCTTAATTCTCctattcacataaaccaaattcgCATATTAGATTCTCATAGCCAACCAAAAATCAATCATGCCTTACTAATTATTTCACATAATCAAactttatttcaatatttaaccATATCAATAAGACACATAATTAAAACACATAGCTAATTTAAACAAACATGCTTTACTAATTAaatcacattttcaaatcatACTTCGAAATTCAACCATTTCATTACCATCAAatttcaagcatatatcattatATTTCATATACTGAGCATATGCCAAAACATCCATTTGcatacatttatttcattaacaaatTACTAATCATTCTATTTTATAAACCTATGCACATTCACATACCAAACCATACTAACCCAGCAACATATtataatcaaaagataaatgtcGAAATTTCAGCATTCGGATAATCCCTATTTTTTTTTCGAGCAGCACTTAACATTTTGCAGTTAATTCAATAAACAGCAGCAACATATAGCATTTAAATCAATAAGTTTTCTTCCATTTGGACAGCaactaaattacacaatataGCAGCATAACAGCATCACAACTGATCAGTGAAAATTAACACATTTTAACAGCTTAGTTAGTTAAATAAAACCACATAAATGACAACACATTTGGAcaataagcatgaaaaataagaCAAAACATAGGTAACCTACCCTGTTTTGCACAGCATTTATACTCCAATTAAACAAGCTTTTACACCAGGTAATCATAGGAAACATGTCCTGTTTTGGACAGCAATAACAACATTCGGACAACATTGATTTGTACAAAAATAGATAGCATTTAAGCACCAATTTGGACAACATTAATATACTAAAAAATGGGCAGCAATTAAGCATCAATTTGGACAGCATTAATATACTCAAAAATAGACAGCAATTAACCATCAATTTGGACAGCATTAATATGCTAAAAAATGGACAGCATCTTATCATTACACAAACCGAATTGCCACCATCCATCACACAAGATATACCATTTccaagccaactcacatggctagaattacaattcaaaacataccaaaagttcattagcttatacatgccatatatcatatatacaaagcttcaaaagtaccaacaagattatcaatagtgtgatgacgtttcccgatgatccccgagtctgaactagcttcgataatctataaaatagtgaaaaataatacagtaagctttaaaagcttagtaagccatatacaaataaacttataataCATGAAGTAAATATAACCAACTCATCAATGAAAAATCATGGCTAATCACATGTATAAATATCACATTCCTCATCTAACTCACTTGTTAATGATTCATAAGCATCACTTACCTTAACctttcaattttcatataacatcatACATACCTGAATTAATTAATCATTCTCACATTCATCCACTTCTCAACATTTCCCATTGAATCGTTCAGAATTGATAAGGATACACGGATAGTACATAAAGCTCGTAtaatgccatatctcagatatggtgttacatgttataatatatcgatgccactatcccagacagggtcttacatgaaatcatatacgatgccaatgtcccagacatggtcttacatgaaatcacacctcgaaatcctaatgtcatgacatttgtatcctatactattcttatGGTTCGTACGAGGCTTTCGAACATCGTAATTCGGTTGATACTTTCTCGTATTCAAATATTCAGCATCCAAAGCAATTCAataacaaataaacatatacaaatcaatttaaaggtatttatttgcatatgaacttacctcatatatACGAT containing:
- the LOC107956533 gene encoding spermidine synthase 2, yielding MAEMNNIVSGANIHISDQRKIVSVSNGSNCETLTSGGDENMVDNIKEAGGWFAEHCPIWPGQAHYIKVEKVLFEGKSKYQRMMVFLSSGYGKVFVLDGALQLTEKDECSYQEMMTHLPLCSIPAPNKVLLIGGGDGGILREISRHNSVHHIDICEIDTVLIDVYKEFFPDIAIGYDDPRVTLNVQDGTAFLKSVPNGTYDAIIVDAFDPIRPEHELLDSPFFKLAAKALRPGGVMCIQAESLWYQPFDIKQLISSFRHIFKGSISYAWTIVPTYPSGVIGFLLCSTEGPYVDFKVPVNPIDPDQISGVAKQPLKFYNSEVHSAAFCLPTFAKKTMDLNV